A stretch of the Salminus brasiliensis chromosome 19, fSalBra1.hap2, whole genome shotgun sequence genome encodes the following:
- the rhogd gene encoding ras homolog gene family, member Gd, with translation MQTIKCVVVGDGAVGKTCLLISYTTNAFPEEYIPTVFDNYSAQMSVDGRTVSLNLWDTAGQEEYDRLRTLSYPQTNVFIICFSIGSPSSYANVRHKWHPEVLHHCPSVPILLVGTKKDLRSDSETVKKLKEQSLAPTTQQQGSALAKQINAVKYMECSALLQEGVREVFAEAVRAVLYPVTKKNTKKCVLL, from the coding sequence ATGCAGACGATAAAGTGCGTTGTGGTTGGCGATGGGGCCGTGGGGAAAACCTGTCTTCTCATCTCCTACACCACCAATGCTTTCCCCGAGGAGTACATCCCCACTGTGTTCGACAACTACAGCGCCCAGATGAGCGTGGATGGCCGCACGGTTAGCCTCAACCTCTGGGACACAGCCGGGCAGGAGGAATATGACCGCCTGCGTACGCTCTCTTACCCACAGACCAACGTGTTCATCATCTGCTTCTCCATCGGCAGCCCTTCCTCATATGCTAATGTTCGGCACAAGTGGCACCCTGAGGTCTTgcaccactgccccagtgtTCCCATTCTCCTTGTGGGCACCAAGAAGGATCTGCGCTCTGACAGTGAAACCGTGAAGAAGCTAAAGGAGCAGAGCCTTGCTCCCACCACCCAACAACAGGGCAGCGCTCTGGCTAAACAAATTAACGCAGTTAAGTATATGGAGTGCTCTGCGCTTCTCCAGGAAGGTGTCAGAGAAGTGTTTGCAGAGGCTGTGCGTGCTGTGCTTTACCCCGTCACCAAAAAGAATACCAAGAAGTGCGTGCTTTTGTAG